The Streptomyces sp. NBC_01463 DNA window ATCGTGCGTCAGCTGCGGCTGCGCGACCTCGGCGGCATCGTCGTCGTCGACTTCATCGACATGGTGCTGGAGTCCAACCGGGACCTGGTGCTGCGACGGCTCCTGGAGTGCCTGGGACGCGACCGTACGAAGCACCAGGTCGCCGAGGTCACCTCGCTCGGCCTGGTCCAGATGACCCGTAAGCGGGTCGGCCAGGGTCTGCTGGAGTCCTTCTCCGAGACCTGCGTCCACTGCAACGGGCGCGGCGTCATCGTGCACATGGAGCAGCCCACCTCGGTGGGTGGCGGCGGCAACGGCAAGCGTTCCAAGAAGCGCCGTGGCGGTTCGGGCCAGGACCACGAGCACGAGCACGGTCACGAGCAGGACCACGAGCACGATCACGTCGCCGAGACCGAGGTGGAGACCGAGGCCGAGGTGGCCGCTGAGGTGGCCGCCCCGCTGGCGCTGCCCGAGCCGGAGTTCGTCCCGGACGAGGAGCTGTACAGCAGCCCGGCCGAGGCCGAGGCGGCCGCGGGCCGCGGCCGTGGCCGTCGTCGGGCGACCCGGAAGGCCTCGGCCCCGGCCGGTGCTCCGAAGGCGGCGTCCGCCCCGGCCCCCGTGGCCGAGCCGGTCGCGGCACCGGAGCCCCTCGTGGAGCCGGAGCCCGAGCCGGTCGTTGAAGCACCGGTCGCCGAGGCGCCCGTCGCCGACGCGCCCCAGGGCCGTACACGCCGCAGGGCGACCCGCAAGGCGACCGCCCCGGCGGGTTCGCCCGCCCAGGCCGCCGAGCCCGTCGTGGTCCCGGCCGTCGAGGAGCCGGTGTCCGACGCCGACCCGGTCGCCGCCGAGGACCCGGTCGTCGAGGCCCCGCACACCGAGGCCCCCGCCGAGGAGCCGGCCGCGCCCCCGCGTGCCCGCCGCCGTGCGACCCGCAAGGTCAGCGCACCCGCGGGTTCCCCCGCAGGTGCCGAGGACACCGCGGTCGTCGTGGTGACGGCTTCCGGACCGGCCGCCGAGCCGGAGTCCGCCCCCGAGGCCGACGCCGAACCGGCACCGGCCAAGAAGGCGGCCCGCAAGACCGCGAAGAAGGCCACGGCCAAGAAGGCCGCCGTCAAGAAGACGGCTGCCAAGAAGACCGTCGCCAAGAAGACGACGGCCAAGAAGGCGGCGAAGAAGACGGTGGCGGCCGAGCAGCAGTCCCCGTCCGTCACGGCCTCCGCCGACGAGGGCTGAGTTCGAGTCACCCAGGGTCTGTGCTGAGCCGGCCACGGGCCGGCTCAGCACAGACCCTCGCACCGCGCGCGACGCAGTCGGGCCGGTCCCTCACGGGGCCGGCCGGCTGCTTTCCGGTGCCGGCCGTCCCCGTACCCCACACGGAAGTCCCCGTACATGCACAAGATCCAGAAGGCCGTCATACCCGCTGCCGGGCTCGGTACCCGGTTCCTGCCGGCGACGAAGGCGACTCCCAAGGAGATGCTGCCGGTGGTCGACAAGCCGGCGATCCAGTACGTCGTGGAGGAGGCCGCCGCCGCGGGCCTGAACGACGTCCTGATGATCACCGGGCGCAACAAGCGCGCGCTGGAGGACCACTTCGACCGGAACTACGAGCTGGAGTCGGCGCTGACCCGCAAGGGCGACGACGAGCGGCTGGTCCGGGTCCAGGAGTCCAGTGACCTGGCGACCATGCACTACGTCCGGCAGGGCGACCCCAGGGGCCTCGGCCACGCCGTCCTGTGCGCGGAGCCCCACGTGGGCGCCGAGCCCTTCGCCGTGCTGCTCGGTGACGACCTGATCGACCCGCGCGATCCGCTGCTGGCCCGCATGACCGAGATCCAGGAGCGCGAGGGCGGCAGCGTCGTCGCGCTGATGGAGGTCGCGCCCGAGCAGATCCACATGTACGGCTGCGCCGCGGTGGAGGCCACCGCGGAGGACGACGTCGTGCGCGTCACCGGACTGGTCGAGAAGCCGGAGCCCGGGGACGCCCCCAGCAATCTGGCGGTCATCGGACGCTACGTCCTGGACCCCGCCGTCTTCGGCGTGCTGCGCGAGACGGAGCCGGGCCGGGGCGGCGAGATCCAGCTGACGGACGCGCTCCAGCAGCTCGCCGCCGACGAGAAGGTCGGCGGTCCGGTGCACGGCGTCGTCTTCCGCGGCCGCCGCTACGACACCGGTGACCGAGGCGACTACCTCCGGGCCATCGTCAGACTGGCCTGCGAGCGCGAGGACCTGGGTCCGGACTTCCGTACCTGGCTGCGCGGCTTCGTGGCCGCCGAGCTCTGAGCCGCCCGCACGGCGCACGCACCCCACCCGAGACACCCGCACCAAGGACCAAGGAGAACCCTCATGATCGGCATGATTCTGGCGGCCGGCGCCGGCCGCCGTCTGCGCCCCTACACCGACACGCTTCCCAAGGCCCTGGTGCCGGTCGGGCCCGAGGGCGACGAGGAGAGCCTGACCGTCGTCGACCTGACGCTCGGCAACTTCGCCGAGGTCGGCCTGACCGACGTCGCGATCATCGTGGGCTACCGCAAGGAGGCCCTGTACGAGCGCAAGGCCGCCCTGGAGGCGAAGTACGGCGTCAGCATCACGCTGATCGACAACGACAAGGCCGAGGAGTGGAACAACGCCTACTCCCTCTGGTGCGGCCGTGACGCCCTCAAGGACGGCGTGATCCTCGCCAACGGCGACACCGTGCACCCCGTCTCCGTCGAGAAGACGCTGCTCGCCGCCCGCGGCGAGGGCAAGAAGATCATCCTCGCCCTCGACACGGTCAAGCAGCTGGCCGACGAGGAGATGAAGGTCGTCGTCGACCCCGGCAAGGGCGTCCAGCGGATCACCAAGCTGATGGACCCGTCCGAGGCCACCGGCGAGTACATCGGCGTCACGCTCATCGAGGGCGACGCGGCCGAGGAGCTGGCCGACGCGCTGAAGACCACGTTCGAGCGCGACCCGGACCTGTACTACGAGGACGGCTACCAGGAGCTCGTCAACCGCGGCTTCAAGGTCGACGTGGAGCCGATCGGCGACGTCAAGTGGGTCGAGATCGACAACCACGAGGACCTGGCCAAGGGCAGGACCATCGCGTGCCAGTACTGACCCGGCTCATCCCCGCACCGGTCGTCGTCGACATCCGGGCAGGCGCTCTGGCCGATCTGGCGGGCGTCCTCGCCGATCAGCGGATCTCCGGCTCGGGCAAGCTGGCGATAGCGATCAGCGGGGGTTCCGGCCGGGCGCTGCGTGAGCGGCTCTCGGACAGCCTGCCGGGCGCTTCCTGGTTCGAGGTGGGC harbors:
- the galU gene encoding UTP--glucose-1-phosphate uridylyltransferase GalU, translated to MHKIQKAVIPAAGLGTRFLPATKATPKEMLPVVDKPAIQYVVEEAAAAGLNDVLMITGRNKRALEDHFDRNYELESALTRKGDDERLVRVQESSDLATMHYVRQGDPRGLGHAVLCAEPHVGAEPFAVLLGDDLIDPRDPLLARMTEIQEREGGSVVALMEVAPEQIHMYGCAAVEATAEDDVVRVTGLVEKPEPGDAPSNLAVIGRYVLDPAVFGVLRETEPGRGGEIQLTDALQQLAADEKVGGPVHGVVFRGRRYDTGDRGDYLRAIVRLACEREDLGPDFRTWLRGFVAAEL
- a CDS encoding phosphocholine cytidylyltransferase family protein — encoded protein: MIGMILAAGAGRRLRPYTDTLPKALVPVGPEGDEESLTVVDLTLGNFAEVGLTDVAIIVGYRKEALYERKAALEAKYGVSITLIDNDKAEEWNNAYSLWCGRDALKDGVILANGDTVHPVSVEKTLLAARGEGKKIILALDTVKQLADEEMKVVVDPGKGVQRITKLMDPSEATGEYIGVTLIEGDAAEELADALKTTFERDPDLYYEDGYQELVNRGFKVDVEPIGDVKWVEIDNHEDLAKGRTIACQY